One Gemmatimonadota bacterium genomic region harbors:
- a CDS encoding DNA-3-methyladenine glycosylase 2 family protein yields the protein MHRAALRHLRTVDPILAGVIQAVGPCRLEVSAGLTHFEAVARSIVYQQLSGKAAATIYGRFAARFPGNVVEAGALMRMSDDALREVGLSRQKAAYLRDLATRVVDGALPIETLHTLDDAAVIGHLTTVKGVGLWTAQMFLLFRLGRPDILPDLDLGVQKAMKIAYRMRKLPTPERVRKVGARWAPWRSVATWYLWRSIDGDAN from the coding sequence ATGCATCGCGCCGCGCTGCGCCACCTGCGAACGGTTGACCCCATCCTGGCGGGGGTCATTCAGGCCGTCGGGCCGTGTCGTCTCGAAGTCAGCGCGGGCCTCACGCATTTCGAGGCGGTCGCGCGGTCGATCGTCTACCAGCAACTCTCGGGAAAGGCCGCGGCCACCATCTACGGCCGGTTCGCGGCGCGATTTCCCGGGAATGTGGTCGAGGCCGGCGCGCTCATGCGCATGAGCGACGATGCGCTGCGTGAGGTTGGCCTGAGCCGCCAGAAGGCGGCGTACCTCCGTGACCTCGCGACTCGCGTCGTCGACGGCGCGCTCCCGATCGAAACGCTGCACACCCTCGACGACGCCGCGGTGATCGGGCACCTCACGACGGTCAAGGGCGTTGGTCTGTGGACCGCCCAGATGTTCCTGCTCTTTCGGCTCGGTCGGCCCGACATTCTCCCTGACCTCGACCTCGGCGTGCAGAAGGCCATGAAGATCGCGTACCGCATGCGGAAGCTGCCCACCCCAGAGCGGGTGCGAAAAGTTGGAGCGCGGTGGGCGCCGTGGCGCTCCGTCGCGACCTGGTACCTCTGGCGCTCGATCGACGGCGACGCCAACTAA
- a CDS encoding TIGR01777 family protein: MRIAITGATGFVGVPLVAALRAEGHEVVVIGRRRPGSAPDVAWDPEGGVIDRSALNGVEAVVHLAGEPIGERWTPARKAALRSSRVKGTSLIATTMAALSPRPRVLVSMSAIGIYGNRGDEELTEASPPARDFLGELGVAWESAADPARAAGIRVVHPRLGIVLHQDGGALAKMLPPFRLGLGGRLGAGTQYMSWISRADAVAALQFALTSDSVQGPVNVTAPAPVTNATFTQELGRALHRPAVAVVPEFAIRLMFGEMGEQTVLAGQRVHPQVLLDRGFRFRHPDLPSALRFALGAV; the protein is encoded by the coding sequence ATGCGCATCGCGATCACGGGGGCCACGGGGTTCGTTGGAGTGCCGCTGGTTGCAGCGCTCCGCGCAGAGGGGCATGAGGTGGTCGTCATTGGCCGCCGACGACCGGGGAGCGCCCCCGACGTCGCCTGGGATCCCGAAGGCGGCGTCATCGATCGATCTGCCCTCAACGGTGTGGAGGCGGTGGTCCACTTGGCGGGGGAGCCTATTGGTGAGCGCTGGACCCCGGCCCGCAAGGCGGCGCTGCGTTCGAGCCGGGTGAAGGGGACCTCCCTCATCGCCACGACCATGGCCGCACTGTCCCCGCGACCTCGGGTCCTCGTGAGCATGTCCGCGATCGGGATTTATGGGAACCGCGGCGACGAGGAGCTGACCGAGGCGTCCCCGCCCGCGCGCGACTTTCTGGGGGAGCTTGGCGTCGCGTGGGAATCGGCAGCCGACCCGGCGCGTGCGGCCGGCATCCGGGTGGTTCACCCGAGGCTCGGGATCGTGCTACACCAGGATGGGGGCGCACTCGCGAAGATGTTGCCGCCGTTCCGGCTTGGCCTCGGCGGACGCCTGGGTGCGGGCACGCAATACATGAGCTGGATCTCGCGCGCAGATGCCGTGGCTGCCCTTCAATTCGCCTTGACCAGTGATTCTGTGCAGGGACCGGTGAATGTGACCGCGCCGGCGCCCGTCACCAACGCGACGTTCACGCAGGAACTCGGTCGCGCGCTCCACCGGCCGGCGGTTGCGGTCGTCCCGGAGTTCGCGATCCGACTGATGTTTGGCGAGATGGGCGAGCAGACTGTGCTCGCCGGACAGCGTGTGCACCCCCAGGTGTTGTTGGACCGCGGATTCCGCTTTCGCCATCCCGATCTCCCGTCGGCGCTGCGCTTTGCCCTGGGGGCTGTATGA
- a CDS encoding extracellular solute-binding protein: MRSRTLLSVLACHSLLACGGGTAPPLVVFAAGSLARSLGAAADSFAVRTGQAVSVEPAGSLDLARRITELGQIPDVIALADEDVFPKLLMPAHVTWYARFARNRMVLARAAGRPSVHADTSWWQALVDPAMRVGRADPDVDPGGYRALMLFDLTERHVAHSGLSAALLAASPPKYVRPKSAELVALLQAGELDYAWMYESSARGARLAFDTFTVAIDLSREADSTWYATSVVRVAGASRSDTIEVRGAPIRYGLSIPAAAPRPAAGASFVEFLLSDDGRRILAREHLDVLERPMVVGQGAPVALTP; this comes from the coding sequence ATGCGCTCCCGGACTCTCTTGTCTGTCCTCGCCTGTCACTCGCTGCTGGCGTGCGGCGGTGGCACGGCTCCCCCACTGGTGGTGTTTGCCGCCGGGTCGCTGGCTCGCTCGTTAGGCGCGGCGGCGGACTCCTTTGCGGTGCGGACCGGCCAGGCCGTTTCGGTGGAGCCCGCGGGAAGTCTCGACCTGGCCCGTCGCATCACCGAGCTTGGCCAGATCCCTGATGTCATCGCGCTCGCTGATGAGGACGTCTTCCCCAAGTTGCTGATGCCGGCGCATGTCACCTGGTACGCGCGATTCGCGCGGAACCGGATGGTGTTGGCCCGCGCGGCGGGTCGCCCATCGGTCCACGCGGATACGAGCTGGTGGCAGGCACTCGTGGATCCGGCGATGCGCGTGGGGCGCGCGGATCCCGATGTCGACCCGGGCGGCTACCGGGCGCTCATGCTCTTTGACCTCACGGAACGGCACGTCGCCCACTCGGGGCTTTCGGCCGCGCTGCTCGCGGCGAGCCCGCCGAAGTATGTGCGGCCCAAGTCGGCGGAGCTGGTCGCCCTGCTGCAAGCGGGGGAGCTGGACTATGCGTGGATGTACGAATCCTCTGCGCGGGGGGCCCGCTTGGCGTTCGACACCTTCACCGTGGCGATCGACCTGAGCCGTGAGGCGGACTCCACCTGGTACGCGACCTCGGTTGTACGTGTCGCCGGCGCATCGCGGAGCGATACCATCGAGGTCCGCGGAGCGCCCATTCGGTATGGGTTGTCCATCCCGGCCGCCGCCCCACGCCCAGCGGCCGGCGCGTCCTTTGTCGAGTTCCTGTTATCCGACGATGGTCGTCGGATCCTGGCACGCGAACACCTCGATGTACTCGAGCGTCCCATGGTCGTCGGCCAAGGCGCGCCTGTCGCTCTGACCCCGTAG
- a CDS encoding dihydrodipicolinate synthase family protein, translating to MNLRAHLLSGQVIPAHPLALTPQRTLDERRQVALTRYYVDAGAGGVAVGVHTTQFQLREHDMLRPVLQLARDTVRAWQGTRQVALVAGAIGDTRQAVDEAEVARLLGYDAVLLGLGAMRDAPLSALITHCRRVAEILPLIGFYLQPAVGGRVLDFRFWRELAEIPNLVAIKIAPFNRYQTLDVVRAVVEAGRDDVALYTGNDDNIVLDLLTPFSFDVGGTRISRRIVGGLLGQWAVWTHRAVELLRSVRAVDHDVTLDRAWLTQAAALTDANSAVFDATNAFRGCIPGIHEVLRRQGLLRGTWCLSTEELLSPGQERELDRVMRAYPELADDDFVAEHRDRWLG from the coding sequence TTGAACCTTCGCGCCCACCTCCTCTCGGGTCAGGTGATCCCCGCGCATCCCCTGGCCCTCACCCCGCAGCGCACGCTCGACGAGCGCCGCCAGGTCGCCCTCACGCGGTACTACGTGGACGCCGGTGCCGGCGGCGTGGCCGTCGGAGTGCACACCACGCAGTTCCAGCTGCGCGAACACGACATGCTGCGCCCCGTGCTGCAGCTCGCGCGCGACACGGTCCGCGCGTGGCAAGGCACGCGACAGGTCGCCCTCGTCGCTGGAGCCATCGGTGACACGCGCCAGGCGGTCGACGAGGCCGAGGTGGCCCGGCTGTTGGGATACGACGCCGTCCTCCTGGGCCTCGGCGCGATGCGCGACGCCCCACTGAGCGCCTTGATCACCCACTGTCGCCGGGTGGCCGAGATCCTTCCCCTGATTGGGTTCTACCTGCAACCCGCCGTTGGCGGTCGTGTCCTCGACTTTCGCTTCTGGCGCGAACTTGCCGAGATCCCGAACCTGGTGGCCATCAAGATTGCCCCGTTTAACCGCTACCAGACCCTGGACGTGGTGCGGGCCGTCGTCGAGGCCGGCCGGGACGACGTCGCGCTCTACACAGGGAACGACGACAACATCGTCCTCGACCTGCTCACCCCGTTCTCCTTCGACGTCGGCGGCACCCGGATCTCGCGGCGCATCGTCGGCGGGCTGCTCGGGCAATGGGCCGTCTGGACGCATCGCGCCGTGGAACTGCTCCGCTCGGTGCGGGCCGTGGATCACGACGTCACCCTGGATCGCGCCTGGCTCACGCAGGCCGCGGCCCTCACGGACGCCAACAGCGCCGTCTTCGATGCCACGAACGCATTTCGGGGATGCATTCCCGGGATTCACGAGGTGCTCCGCCGCCAGGGATTGCTCCGCGGCACCTGGTGCCTCTCAACGGAGGAACTGCTCTCCCCGGGACAGGAACGCGAGCTGGATCGCGTGATGCGTGCCTACCCCGAGCTGGCCGACGACGACTTCGTCGCGGAACACCGCGACCGCTGGCTGGGGTAG
- a CDS encoding NAD-dependent epimerase/dehydratase family protein, with translation MLAPTTLTELEDRLSDPSPAAIEALARCPGDLIVLGAGGKMGPSLATMARRAATAAGGSRRVIAVSRFSAPGAADLLAARGVEVLRADLAEPESWSTLPDAPNVIYMVGQKFGTHDAPERTWHTNTAVASFAAARSRHARIVAFSTGNVYPLVAAPGPGSKEGDPPAPLGEYAQSCLGRERAFAYAAATWGTAVTLLRLNYAVDLRYGVLVDLALKVRDRRPIDLSMAWFNCIWQGDANALALATLGDAASPATVYNLTGPATTSVREVATTLGARLGVTPTFTGIEHPTALLSDASPLLARHGPLRVDERTLIDWVATWVTQGGPTSGKPTHFEQREGRF, from the coding sequence GTGCTCGCACCCACCACGCTCACCGAACTCGAGGATCGCCTCAGCGACCCTTCTCCCGCCGCCATCGAGGCGCTGGCGCGCTGCCCCGGCGACCTGATCGTGTTGGGCGCAGGGGGAAAGATGGGACCGTCCCTCGCGACCATGGCACGACGGGCGGCCACTGCCGCCGGTGGCTCACGGCGTGTCATCGCGGTCTCGCGCTTTTCCGCTCCGGGCGCCGCCGACCTGCTCGCCGCACGCGGCGTGGAGGTCCTGCGCGCCGACCTCGCCGAGCCCGAGTCCTGGTCCACCCTGCCGGACGCACCGAACGTCATCTACATGGTTGGCCAGAAGTTCGGTACGCACGACGCGCCGGAACGCACCTGGCACACCAACACCGCCGTCGCCTCGTTCGCCGCTGCTCGATCCCGCCATGCGCGGATCGTCGCCTTCTCCACCGGAAACGTGTATCCGCTCGTCGCCGCCCCGGGGCCCGGGTCGAAGGAGGGCGATCCTCCGGCCCCACTGGGCGAGTATGCCCAGTCCTGCCTGGGACGCGAACGAGCCTTCGCCTACGCTGCCGCCACCTGGGGCACGGCGGTCACGTTACTGCGACTGAACTACGCGGTGGACCTGCGCTACGGTGTGCTGGTCGACCTGGCACTCAAGGTGCGCGACCGCCGCCCCATCGACCTGTCGATGGCGTGGTTCAACTGCATCTGGCAGGGAGATGCCAATGCCCTGGCGCTGGCGACGTTAGGCGACGCGGCCTCGCCAGCCACCGTGTACAACCTGACCGGGCCGGCGACCACCTCGGTGCGCGAGGTCGCCACGACCCTCGGCGCGCGCCTTGGCGTCACGCCAACCTTCACCGGCATCGAACACCCGACCGCGCTCCTGTCGGACGCCTCGCCGCTCCTGGCGCGCCATGGCCCCTTGCGGGTCGACGAGCGTACCCTCATCGACTGGGTCGCCACGTGGGTCACACAAGGAGGTCCTACATCGGGAAAGCCAACCCACTTCGAGCAACGCGAGGGTCGATTTTGA
- a CDS encoding beta-lactamase family protein → MSLRALRCLPSLLVFLLPGFATAQGGVAPPAVRGPRDVAEIEAFMDGLMTSYLRDKKIAGATVSVVRDTTILFAKGYGFADVGKRQPVDPDKTLFRIGSISKTFTWTAVMQLVEEGKLDLDKDVNEYLDFKIPAAYDKPITLRDILSHSPGLEEDGRGLFTSDPAEMQAMKDWLPAHMPGRVRAPGTFSSYSNWATAAAGYIVERVSGRSFDEFIEQRQFQPLGMVNASSRQPLPASLLPQMSEGYSWKDGRYAPEKFEIVTGAAPAGSFSVSARDMGTWMIAHLNHGAYRGQRILAESTSVRMQTRIQGHDPRIPGFAHGFYEQSTVGPRAIGHGGDTQYFHSSMILLPGEKVGFFVSFNTSTGGEVSFKPFADDVFNHYYPEPLPVLTPKVADAAALQRFAGEYVFNRMSYTTFQKALALSGAIKVAATDSGVLVATTPFGPMRLVPVDSLLFRDEVSHDLVAFRQDDRGRITHGFLSMAPMMAMEKLDGARAPGFHLMILGLGIVTLLGVIGAAVVRYFGRRGSGRPAPDPLITNGRRLMLLVGVLVVGFLASVAGLASDPIKYILGNEIGSLRASLTLPVLALVVTLGAAAVAAMQWARGAGTLAWRVRHSLAVVVCLAFFWSLNSWNLLGWKF, encoded by the coding sequence GTGTCGTTGCGCGCCCTGCGTTGCCTGCCGTCACTCCTTGTCTTCCTTCTCCCCGGCTTCGCGACGGCGCAGGGCGGGGTCGCACCGCCGGCCGTCCGCGGCCCGCGTGATGTCGCCGAGATCGAGGCGTTCATGGATGGCCTCATGACGTCGTACCTGCGCGACAAGAAGATCGCTGGAGCCACGGTGTCCGTGGTGCGAGACACCACGATCCTGTTTGCGAAGGGGTACGGCTTCGCCGATGTTGGAAAACGGCAGCCCGTGGACCCCGACAAGACGCTGTTCCGGATCGGCTCCATTTCCAAGACCTTCACGTGGACAGCGGTCATGCAGTTGGTCGAGGAGGGCAAGCTCGACCTCGACAAGGACGTCAACGAGTACCTGGACTTCAAGATTCCGGCGGCGTACGACAAACCCATCACGCTGCGGGATATCCTGAGCCACTCGCCGGGACTCGAGGAAGATGGTCGCGGGTTGTTCACCTCCGATCCCGCCGAGATGCAGGCGATGAAGGACTGGCTCCCCGCGCACATGCCAGGACGCGTCCGCGCACCGGGCACCTTCTCGTCATATTCCAATTGGGCGACGGCGGCGGCCGGGTACATCGTGGAGCGGGTCAGCGGGCGTTCGTTCGACGAGTTCATTGAGCAGCGCCAGTTCCAACCCCTGGGCATGGTGAATGCGTCGTCCCGGCAACCGTTGCCGGCGAGCCTGCTGCCCCAGATGTCCGAGGGCTACAGCTGGAAGGACGGTCGCTACGCCCCCGAAAAGTTCGAGATCGTGACCGGTGCCGCGCCAGCGGGTTCGTTCAGCGTGTCCGCACGAGACATGGGCACCTGGATGATCGCCCACCTGAACCACGGGGCGTATCGCGGGCAGCGCATCCTCGCCGAGAGCACGAGTGTGCGCATGCAGACACGCATCCAGGGGCATGACCCGCGCATTCCGGGCTTCGCCCACGGGTTCTACGAGCAGTCCACGGTGGGGCCGCGTGCGATCGGGCACGGTGGCGACACGCAGTACTTCCACTCCTCCATGATCCTGCTTCCGGGGGAGAAGGTCGGGTTCTTCGTCTCGTTCAATACCAGCACCGGTGGCGAAGTGAGCTTCAAGCCTTTTGCTGACGATGTCTTCAATCACTACTACCCGGAGCCGTTGCCGGTCCTCACGCCCAAGGTGGCGGATGCCGCCGCGCTCCAGCGGTTTGCCGGTGAGTACGTGTTCAACCGGATGTCGTACACCACGTTCCAAAAGGCGCTGGCCCTCTCGGGCGCCATCAAGGTGGCCGCGACCGACAGCGGCGTCCTCGTGGCGACAACCCCGTTCGGTCCGATGCGCCTGGTGCCGGTCGATTCACTGCTTTTCCGGGATGAGGTGTCGCACGACCTGGTGGCGTTCCGGCAGGACGACCGCGGCCGCATCACCCACGGGTTCCTGTCCATGGCACCGATGATGGCCATGGAAAAGCTGGATGGGGCGCGCGCCCCGGGATTCCACCTCATGATCCTCGGCCTTGGCATCGTGACCCTGCTCGGGGTCATTGGTGCGGCCGTGGTGCGCTATTTCGGTCGGCGGGGCAGCGGTCGGCCAGCGCCGGACCCGCTCATCACCAACGGGCGGCGGCTGATGCTGCTGGTGGGCGTGCTGGTCGTTGGATTCCTGGCAAGTGTCGCGGGACTGGCGTCGGACCCGATCAAGTACATTCTGGGCAACGAGATCGGTTCGTTGCGCGCATCGCTCACCCTCCCGGTGCTTGCCCTCGTTGTCACGTTAGGCGCGGCAGCGGTCGCGGCCATGCAATGGGCCCGAGGCGCGGGGACACTCGCCTGGCGCGTGCGGCACTCGCTCGCGGTGGTCGTGTGCCTGGCCTTCTTCTGGTCGCTGAACAGCTGGAACCTGCTCGGCTGGAAGTTCTAA
- a CDS encoding M23 family metallopeptidase produces MMRSVVLLSVLAVGAARAQLADRPLMVEARVPKAPTVATGGSGAFLVYEVWLTNLEQRELKWMQLEVLDPRGSSLQTVADTALWRDLSRPGQGNIGMADRPRLGPQQRAVLFLRVPVSGEPPRELRHRLTLVDSIGRRTLTMRPVTVAREAVLIGPPLRGGNWFVANGPGNTSGHRRAQIPIDGAPAIAQRFAIDYVIVDSAFKTHRGDATKNESYYAEDQDALAVADGIVVATKDSIPENVPGANSRAVPITLETVGGNHVILDIGSGRFAFYAHLRPGSLRFKVGDRVRRGAVLGKVGNSGNSTEPHLHFHISDSNSPLGSEGLPYLHDQFELVGTCKAFGVACVSQAPVTRRRLLPLDNEVIRFPR; encoded by the coding sequence ATGATGCGCAGTGTTGTCTTGCTTTCGGTGCTGGCCGTCGGGGCGGCCCGGGCGCAGCTTGCGGATCGACCCCTGATGGTCGAGGCCAGGGTGCCCAAGGCCCCCACGGTGGCCACCGGGGGAAGCGGGGCGTTCCTGGTCTACGAAGTGTGGCTGACCAACCTTGAGCAGCGAGAGCTCAAGTGGATGCAGCTGGAAGTGCTCGACCCCCGCGGGAGCTCCCTGCAGACCGTGGCGGATACCGCCCTCTGGCGTGACCTGTCCCGGCCGGGTCAAGGCAACATCGGGATGGCGGATCGGCCGCGCCTTGGTCCCCAACAGCGCGCCGTGCTCTTCCTTCGCGTGCCGGTCAGCGGCGAACCGCCGCGTGAGCTACGCCATCGGCTGACGCTCGTCGATTCCATCGGCCGTCGAACGCTCACCATGCGTCCGGTGACGGTCGCGCGCGAGGCGGTGCTGATTGGACCGCCGCTCCGCGGCGGGAACTGGTTCGTCGCCAACGGCCCGGGCAACACCTCAGGCCATCGTCGGGCGCAGATTCCCATCGACGGCGCTCCCGCGATCGCGCAGCGCTTCGCCATCGACTACGTCATCGTCGACAGTGCCTTCAAGACGCATCGGGGCGATGCCACGAAGAACGAGAGTTACTACGCCGAAGACCAGGACGCCCTCGCGGTCGCCGACGGCATCGTGGTGGCGACCAAGGACTCGATCCCGGAGAACGTGCCGGGGGCCAACTCGCGGGCCGTGCCGATCACGCTCGAGACGGTCGGTGGCAACCACGTCATCCTGGACATCGGCAGCGGACGGTTTGCCTTTTACGCCCACCTGCGCCCGGGCAGCCTGCGTTTCAAGGTCGGTGATCGCGTCCGGCGTGGGGCCGTGCTGGGCAAGGTGGGGAACTCGGGCAATTCCACCGAGCCGCACCTGCACTTCCACATTTCCGACAGCAACTCACCGCTGGGGTCGGAGGGTCTCCCCTACCTGCACGACCAGTTTGAGCTGGTCGGGACCTGCAAGGCGTTCGGTGTGGCCTGCGTGTCGCAGGCGCCGGTGACCCGTCGGCGCTTGCTCCCGCTCGACAACGAGGTCATCCGCTTTCCGCGGTGA
- a CDS encoding SufE family protein produces the protein MTVPARLTAILDRFRVLSREDKMAALVSYARKLEPLPAHLAALSDDAFAVHECQTPVRIFPEFADGRLHFYADINARQSPTVAAFLSLVFSAVNDEPPSVTLAIPPDFVRTMMGGLGLGTREVGLDALVARLKRHARDVTP, from the coding sequence ATGACTGTTCCGGCGCGGCTCACTGCCATCCTGGACCGCTTTCGCGTTCTCTCGCGGGAGGACAAGATGGCGGCCCTCGTGAGTTATGCCCGCAAGCTGGAGCCATTGCCCGCGCATCTCGCCGCGCTGTCTGACGACGCGTTCGCCGTGCACGAATGCCAAACACCGGTGAGGATCTTCCCGGAATTTGCCGACGGCCGCCTCCACTTCTACGCTGACATCAATGCGCGGCAGTCACCGACCGTGGCCGCCTTTCTCAGCCTCGTCTTTAGCGCGGTGAACGACGAACCTCCGTCCGTCACCCTGGCGATCCCTCCCGACTTCGTGCGGACCATGATGGGCGGTCTCGGTCTCGGCACGCGCGAAGTCGGCCTCGACGCCCTCGTCGCTCGCCTCAAGCGCCACGCACGCGACGTCACGCCCTGA
- a CDS encoding mechanosensitive ion channel family protein produces the protein MTTFLDNTLRTWSIAGAVAGGVFLTLLTLRLVLGRKLEAIARTTSTEIDDIAAELLGRTRWYFITTLAVRTGSAFLTLPPSVRDGIRQVAAIAILLQIAVWGNTLVTHWLRAWAARRQEDPLGESTIKAIGAAAKGLLWSVIFVLALRNVLDYDISALLTGLGIGGIAIALAVQNILGDLFAALSIVLDRPFEVGDTISVDTFTGTVEHIGLKTTRVRAISGEQVIISNADLLKSRVRNLKRMQERRVLQTFGITYDTPPDRVAAAPAMLRRCVESQALARFDRAHFARFADSWLELELAYFVKSAVYQDYMDTMEHVNLAVLRTFAAEQVQFAFPTRTIHATSGEQGDERG, from the coding sequence ATGACCACCTTCCTCGACAACACGCTCCGTACCTGGTCGATCGCTGGCGCCGTGGCGGGTGGGGTCTTCCTCACCCTGCTGACCCTTCGGCTGGTCCTCGGTCGCAAGCTGGAGGCGATCGCCCGGACCACCTCCACCGAAATCGACGACATCGCGGCGGAGTTGCTGGGGCGGACGCGCTGGTACTTCATCACGACCCTCGCGGTGCGAACCGGGAGCGCGTTCCTCACCCTGCCCCCGTCCGTTCGCGACGGGATCCGTCAGGTGGCCGCGATCGCCATCTTGCTGCAGATCGCGGTGTGGGGCAACACCCTGGTCACCCACTGGCTCCGCGCCTGGGCCGCGCGACGACAGGAGGACCCGCTCGGCGAATCCACCATCAAGGCCATTGGCGCCGCCGCCAAGGGACTGCTCTGGTCGGTGATCTTCGTCCTGGCATTGCGCAATGTCCTGGACTACGACATTTCCGCATTGCTCACCGGACTGGGCATCGGTGGCATTGCCATCGCCCTCGCGGTCCAGAACATCCTCGGCGACCTGTTTGCTGCGCTCTCGATTGTCCTCGACCGCCCGTTCGAGGTCGGTGACACCATCTCCGTGGATACCTTCACGGGCACGGTGGAGCACATTGGGCTCAAGACCACGCGCGTCCGCGCCATCTCCGGCGAGCAGGTCATCATTTCCAATGCCGACCTGCTGAAGAGCCGCGTACGCAACCTCAAGCGCATGCAGGAGCGGCGCGTCCTGCAGACGTTCGGGATCACCTACGACACGCCGCCCGACCGGGTGGCGGCCGCCCCCGCCATGTTACGGCGTTGCGTGGAATCCCAGGCACTGGCGCGTTTTGATCGCGCGCACTTCGCGCGATTTGCTGATTCCTGGCTGGAGCTGGAACTGGCCTACTTTGTGAAGAGCGCCGTCTACCAGGATTACATGGACACGATGGAGCACGTGAACCTGGCCGTGCTGCGCACCTTCGCCGCCGAACAGGTGCAATTCGCGTTCCCCACCCGGACCATCCACGCCACGAGCGGCGAACAGGGGGACGAGCGGGGGTAG
- a CDS encoding amidohydrolase — MAILDRTRLLIALTATLLACARDEAPPDHILHNARIWTGDSLNPSATAIAIRGDRVVAVGDDTAIRALAGPSTTIEDLGGKRVIPGFHDAHWHLPTRRNADLVGARDTTEILQRLREFAATLPESTWVTGRGWTPDMFPQRTAHRRYLDTAFPDRPVLLTDRDGHQVLANRQALTLAGVGSETPEPDGGAIIRDPTGTPTGLLQESAMGLARRRLPAPTPDEVYAALREQVHSATSFGLTALQLAGGIGRAEQAAFERAVSEDSLLARFRVAVPFSKDASDSALRAYTALASSWSGPLLRAGIAKGMLDGTVDAATAAMLAPYARGGGEGIPMWSDAELATALARYDSAGLQVELHAIGDRAIRMALDGYEHLARTRGPRDRRPRIEHLEVPDPADIPRFASLGVIASTQAIFAGPDKTTLENYVPMLGPERSARAMPFKALDDAGARQAFGSDYPVFPMDPLLGIWIAVTRQMPDGTPTGGWHPQHRITVEAALRHYTADAAFAAFREGEIGVLRPGMLADFVVLSEDILGPDPRALLRAKPVLTVMGGRATYRAGI; from the coding sequence ATGGCCATCCTCGACCGGACGCGTCTCCTCATCGCCCTCACGGCGACCCTCCTGGCCTGCGCCCGCGATGAGGCGCCCCCGGACCACATCCTCCACAACGCTCGCATCTGGACCGGCGATTCCCTCAACCCGTCCGCCACCGCAATCGCCATCCGAGGCGACCGCGTGGTCGCGGTCGGTGATGACACGGCCATTCGTGCCCTGGCCGGGCCGTCGACCACCATCGAGGACCTCGGCGGGAAACGTGTCATCCCCGGCTTTCACGATGCACACTGGCACCTCCCCACGCGACGCAACGCCGATCTGGTTGGTGCCCGCGACACCACCGAGATCCTGCAGCGCCTGCGCGAGTTCGCCGCCACGCTCCCCGAGAGTACCTGGGTGACCGGACGGGGCTGGACCCCGGACATGTTCCCCCAACGCACCGCCCACCGACGGTACCTCGACACGGCCTTCCCGGACCGTCCCGTCCTGTTGACTGACCGCGACGGACACCAGGTGCTCGCGAACCGGCAAGCGCTCACCCTCGCGGGCGTCGGAAGCGAAACGCCTGAACCGGACGGGGGCGCGATCATTCGCGATCCCACTGGCACGCCTACCGGACTCCTGCAGGAATCCGCGATGGGACTGGCGCGGCGCCGCCTCCCCGCCCCCACGCCGGACGAGGTGTATGCCGCGCTGAGAGAACAGGTGCACAGTGCCACCTCGTTTGGGCTGACCGCGCTCCAACTCGCCGGTGGCATCGGCCGCGCCGAGCAGGCCGCGTTCGAGCGCGCCGTCTCCGAGGACTCCCTGCTCGCCCGCTTCCGCGTCGCGGTGCCATTCAGCAAGGACGCAAGCGACTCCGCCCTGCGCGCCTACACCGCCTTGGCATCCTCGTGGTCCGGCCCCCTGCTCCGCGCCGGGATCGCCAAGGGAATGCTCGACGGCACGGTCGACGCCGCGACGGCGGCGATGCTCGCCCCATATGCGCGCGGCGGCGGCGAGGGGATCCCCATGTGGTCCGACGCCGAACTCGCCACCGCACTGGCGCGCTACGACAGCGCCGGGCTGCAAGTGGAGTTGCATGCCATCGGGGACCGGGCGATCCGCATGGCACTCGACGGGTACGAGCACCTCGCCCGGACGCGCGGTCCTCGGGACCGACGCCCGCGGATCGAACACCTCGAGGTCCCGGACCCCGCCGACATTCCACGCTTTGCCTCGCTCGGGGTGATCGCCAGCACCCAGGCGATCTTCGCCGGCCCGGACAAGACGACCCTCGAGAACTATGTGCCGATGCTCGGCCCCGAGCGCAGCGCGCGAGCCATGCCGTTCAAGGCCCTCGATGACGCCGGCGCCCGCCAGGCCTTCGGCAGCGATTATCCGGTCTTCCCGATGGATCCCCTGTTGGGGATCTGGATCGCGGTGACCCGCCAGATGCCGGACGGCACGCCGACCGGCGGGTGGCACCCACAGCACCGCATCACCGTGGAGGCGGCCCTTCGACACTACACGGCAGATGCAGCTTTCGCCGCCTTTCGCGAGGGCGAGATCGGCGTGCTGCGCCCCGGGATGCTCGCGGACTTCGTCGTGCTCTCCGAGGACATCCTCGGACCGGACCCCCGGGCGCTGCTGCGCGCCAAACCCGTGCTGACCGTCATGGGCGGTCGGGCGACCTACCGCGCCGGAATATGA